In Papaver somniferum cultivar HN1 chromosome 1, ASM357369v1, whole genome shotgun sequence, a genomic segment contains:
- the LOC113349141 gene encoding elicitor-responsive protein 1-like, with protein sequence MTRGTLEVLLDDASKLKDTDFFGKMDPYVIIQFDNQKRKSTVARGEGKAPVWNEKFTFDVEYPDNTRDEHHKYELNLTIMDKDMFSRDDFVGESTINPTDVLSLGVKNRRSEIRVSSAVLRNKIYSGEIRVRISFTRKGGNADDKANYLGGWKQ encoded by the exons atgACTAGAGGTACACTAGAAGTTTTGCTCGACGATGCTTCTAAGCTCAAAGACACCGATTTTTTTG GCAAAATGGACCCTTATGTAATAATTCAGTTCGATAACCAGAAGCGAAAGAGCACTGTTGCCCGTG GAGAAGGAAAAGCACCAGTGTGGAACGAAAAATTTACATTTGATGTGGAGTATCCAGATAATACTAGAGATGAACATCACAAATATGAACTCAATCTCACCATCATGGACAAAGATATGTTCAGCAGGGACGACTTTGTAGGCGAATCGAC GATTAACCCGACGGATGTGTTATCCTTAGGCGTAAAGAATAGAAGATCTGAAATTAGAGTTAGCAGCGCTGTTCTACGCAACAAAATCTATTCTGGAGAAATTCGAGTCCGCATTTCATTCACCCGAAAG GGTGGAAATGCAGATGATAAAGCAAACTATTTGGGAGGATGGAAGCAATAA